The DNA sequence CGAGCCGAAGAAAATTACAGTTTGGTTAAAGAGGGACCTCGCAAGGAAGACATTGATCAGGCCAAAGCAGAGCTGAAGCAGGCGCAGGCCAACCTGGAGTTGACCCAGACCCGGTTAAACTATGCCACTCTGACGGCGCCGGTTAATGGGGTGGTCCTGGCCCGACCGGCCGAACCGGGAGAGGTGGCAGCTATCGGCAGTATTATTTTAACCACCGGAGATCTTGACAACGTATATTTGGAGGCCTATATTCCCGAACTCGATCTGGCCCGGGTGCGCTTAGGTCAGAAAGCGGTTGTGACAACTGATTCTTATCCTGACAAAAAATACGCCGGCTGGGTCTCCTTTATCAACGCCAAGGCCGAATTCACCCCAAAAACCGTGGAGACTTTTAAGGAACGGGTGGCATTGGTCTATCGTACTAAAATTCGCGTAGAAAATCCCCATTATGAGCTTAAACCTGGGATGCCGGCCGAAGCTGTGATCCTCCTGGAAGATAACCACACCGGTGCACGTTATTCACGTTAAGGGTCTAACCAAACGCTTCGGCACCTTGGTCGCAGTCGATAATCTCACCCTGACGGTGGCAAAGGGCGAATCATTTGCCTTGGTGGGACCGGATGGCGCCGGAAAGACTACGACTATCCGATTGCTCTGCGGCATCATGGACCCGGACAGCGGTTGGGGTAAGGTATTGACCTATGATACGATTCGGGAAACGGAGCGTATTAAAGATCGGATCGGTTATATGCCACAGCGCTTCGGACTCTATGACGATCTCACTGTGGCCGAGAATCTGGCTTTTTATGCAGATATTTATCGGGTGCCGAAGGATCTGCGCCGGGGT is a window from the Desulfobacca acetoxidans DSM 11109 genome containing:
- a CDS encoding efflux RND transporter periplasmic adaptor subunit, whose translation is MKRTFMAALVALCIILAGVGYWQFWRIHNGPPGQLRLMGHIEATETDLAFKVPGIIAKINFQEGDYLQIGQVVAELDAKDLRDEVAAAEARVGAAQAVLKRFLTGSRVQEIAEARAAVLQAQADLENKRLDNSRMEGLLKRGAVPVSRRDSARAAYLMAEEVLRRAEENYSLVKEGPRKEDIDQAKAELKQAQANLELTQTRLNYATLTAPVNGVVLARPAEPGEVAAIGSIILTTGDLDNVYLEAYIPELDLARVRLGQKAVVTTDSYPDKKYAGWVSFINAKAEFTPKTVETFKERVALVYRTKIRVENPHYELKPGMPAEAVILLEDNHTGARYSR